Proteins encoded in a region of the Bombiscardovia apis genome:
- a CDS encoding sterol carrier family protein encodes MSAIREQDIDEGRRAFLTWRDEAKAQAAQAESSDERLSVSPQLPRRDMAMAVRYSLHMLEIKAPGPGVEVRVAPWSAVKILDGPASDPHNLTPPDVIELDPDVWLRMAAGVSSWAEEKAAGRISAVGERDDLHELLPLV; translated from the coding sequence ATGAGCGCTATACGTGAGCAAGATATAGACGAGGGGCGGCGGGCCTTCCTCACTTGGCGAGATGAGGCGAAAGCGCAGGCAGCACAGGCTGAGAGCAGCGATGAGAGATTGAGCGTGAGCCCGCAGCTGCCCCGGCGAGACATGGCGATGGCCGTGCGCTATTCCCTGCACATGCTAGAGATTAAGGCGCCTGGGCCGGGAGTGGAAGTGCGTGTGGCCCCTTGGAGTGCGGTAAAAATACTCGACGGCCCGGCTTCGGACCCCCACAATTTGACGCCGCCAGACGTGATTGAGCTCGACCCAGACGTGTGGCTGCGCATGGCTGCTGGCGTGAGCTCTTGGGCCGAGGAGAAGGCCGCTGGCCGCATTAGCGCAGTTGGGGAGCGCGACGACCTCCACGAACTCCTCCCGCTGGTCTGA
- a CDS encoding InlB B-repeat-containing protein — protein MHRYRPARALRLALALIILGGGALQSVQPAKADSSSAHFRLSPSAGLETGGTPLTITPYTVSGVRFTSISASLYHTLAIGDDGNAYAWGTNGHGQLGNNTTATHLKPDRVHTPPNVRFIQIGTGDSQNSIALGNDGNVYTWGYSKEGQSGLGSKGGRSVPARVPLPWGVGRFIQIQAGNDFNIALADNGRVYSWGCNSRLIYDPGQKTPYGNLGVGDNKHRYVPTPVVGIPNHVRITSISAGSYSAYALGNDGNIYAWGFNDYGQLGIGNSTVSLTAAPVRPPAGLRWTSLTTGGNNTFATTNNGVRYAWGANGGLWGNGSKNGSSRPVVHNILMPPGVGITQMNSKGAHTLAIGSNQKTYAWGSNLVGGLGTGNTVESTVPVEVRVPNGVAFISVATSTLSSFAIGNDGGAYAWGRGRNGQIGDGHMQDRLTPVRVGGRLHIERVIIDGQLTPGTSEIVSGIWRGSTQRHQPGDVIVSVEWTLDDILYPAEPLRYTFLAIYTVAFNLSGAPGNPPGNQYIVVGSKASPPGAPTWYDHHFTGWYLDGHPYNFNEPVNRHMTLTAGWEYYNFALTPNTGPVEGGTLVTITANTIHTFSQFNRKLEPQPEAEHNDAEAEHDDAEAEHNDADSQPDQTVEAASVEEGESKTENETENETEKQADDKQDNDSKRESDTTAKRQTPKFEPRTPANVVITGVTIDGQAPQTGPTYNPLHDGWDITTPPHMAGPVTVTISWTLSGVPQNNRELTYTYTSLILPEAGSTPIERLGGTSLLALGLAATTFYAALHQRKRRQHKTAQHRQLLQ, from the coding sequence ATGCACCGCTATCGCCCAGCTCGCGCGCTCAGACTCGCGCTAGCTCTAATAATCCTTGGGGGGGGGGCTCTTCAAAGCGTTCAGCCCGCCAAAGCTGACTCCTCCTCCGCACATTTTCGACTCAGCCCATCGGCCGGATTAGAAACTGGTGGCACCCCCCTCACCATCACACCGTATACCGTAAGCGGCGTAAGATTTACCTCAATAAGTGCGTCTCTCTACCATACGCTGGCTATTGGCGATGATGGTAACGCATACGCTTGGGGCACGAACGGACATGGTCAGCTCGGCAACAATACTACAGCCACCCATCTTAAACCAGATAGAGTGCATACCCCTCCTAATGTAAGATTTATCCAAATTGGCACAGGCGATTCCCAGAATTCGATTGCGCTCGGAAACGACGGCAACGTTTATACTTGGGGATACAGCAAAGAAGGGCAATCTGGTTTAGGGTCTAAAGGTGGCCGCTCAGTGCCCGCGAGGGTGCCGCTGCCGTGGGGAGTGGGCCGTTTCATCCAAATCCAAGCCGGAAACGACTTCAACATCGCTCTCGCGGACAATGGCAGAGTCTACTCTTGGGGATGCAACTCAAGGTTGATTTACGATCCTGGGCAAAAGACACCCTACGGAAATCTTGGCGTCGGCGACAATAAACACCGTTATGTTCCCACACCAGTTGTTGGCATACCAAATCACGTGCGTATCACCAGCATTAGCGCAGGCTCATACAGCGCATATGCTTTAGGCAACGATGGCAACATCTACGCTTGGGGGTTCAACGATTATGGACAACTTGGCATTGGCAATTCCACAGTATCTCTTACAGCAGCACCGGTGCGCCCGCCAGCAGGCCTGCGATGGACGAGTCTCACTACAGGAGGAAACAACACATTCGCTACCACCAATAATGGGGTAAGATACGCTTGGGGCGCTAATGGGGGCTTGTGGGGTAATGGTTCTAAAAATGGGAGTTCTCGGCCAGTCGTTCACAACATCCTTATGCCTCCCGGCGTTGGAATTACACAAATGAATTCAAAAGGAGCCCACACGCTTGCTATCGGCAGCAATCAGAAAACCTACGCATGGGGCTCGAACCTAGTAGGCGGCCTGGGTACTGGTAACACCGTGGAGTCTACCGTTCCAGTTGAGGTACGTGTGCCCAACGGAGTAGCTTTCATCAGCGTTGCCACTAGCACTCTCTCTTCTTTCGCTATTGGCAACGACGGCGGCGCTTACGCTTGGGGCCGTGGACGTAATGGGCAAATTGGTGACGGACACATGCAAGATCGGCTGACACCCGTGCGAGTTGGCGGCCGTCTCCACATCGAACGAGTTATCATAGACGGTCAACTTACCCCGGGCACATCGGAAATAGTGTCTGGCATATGGAGAGGCAGTACTCAACGCCACCAGCCCGGAGATGTGATTGTAAGCGTCGAGTGGACCCTCGACGATATTTTGTATCCTGCCGAGCCCCTCAGGTACACCTTCCTCGCTATCTACACCGTCGCATTCAACCTCAGTGGAGCTCCCGGCAATCCGCCCGGCAATCAATACATCGTCGTCGGATCAAAAGCCTCACCACCCGGCGCACCCACTTGGTATGACCATCACTTCACAGGATGGTATCTCGATGGTCATCCTTACAATTTCAACGAACCAGTCAATAGACACATGACACTTACTGCCGGGTGGGAATACTACAATTTCGCCCTCACTCCCAATACTGGCCCAGTAGAAGGCGGCACCCTTGTTACCATCACGGCAAACACGATACACACCTTCAGCCAATTCAACCGAAAACTTGAGCCACAACCTGAGGCAGAGCACAACGACGCAGAGGCAGAACATGACGACGCAGAGGCAGAGCACAACGACGCAGACTCCCAGCCTGACCAAACCGTAGAAGCTGCCTCAGTCGAAGAAGGTGAGAGCAAAACAGAAAATGAGACAGAAAATGAGACAGAAAAACAAGCAGATGACAAACAAGACAACGACTCTAAGCGCGAATCAGACACTACAGCAAAACGCCAAACTCCGAAATTTGAGCCGCGCACACCTGCAAATGTTGTCATTACAGGAGTCACGATAGACGGGCAAGCCCCGCAAACCGGGCCAACCTACAACCCGCTGCACGACGGCTGGGACATCACCACCCCACCCCACATGGCAGGACCGGTAACTGTCACCATCTCTTGGACCCTATCCGGTGTGCCGCAGAACAACCGCGAACTCACTTACACCTATACATCGCTCATCTTGCCAGAAGCGGGGAGCACACCCATAGAACGCCTAGGGGGAACAAGTTTGCTGGCTTTGGGTCTTGCAGCGACAACTTTTTATGCAGCCTTACACCAGCGCAAGCGTCGCCAACACAAGACAGCCCAACATCGGCAACTACTGCAATAA
- a CDS encoding rhomboid family intramembrane serine protease, with protein sequence MTYDGSSSTPNPQQPQPQYQQPQYGQQAQGYQAQYYPFGGPEPQNSPDPRGPQRPSRFKSHLRFYWQDGGPVITAAITVICVAVWLLELYGYYLNPAFYARMLSNGAFIPALASHRPWMFVSSMFLHATNVTHVLFNMLTLWAVGPVLERMLGHWRYLALYMLSGIGGSVGMLVAAVIQPQGWMVSAVGASGAIFGLFGAVLVVYKRSGTDIRSMLVFVGINLAMPFFVSGIAWQDHVGGFVTGGLLTLMLISGLGFLRGKTLTARMWISGLVIGVILLVLAIFCFGQNPLSGVNLPF encoded by the coding sequence ATGACTTATGATGGCTCTTCTTCAACGCCCAATCCGCAGCAGCCCCAGCCCCAGTACCAGCAGCCTCAGTACGGGCAGCAGGCGCAGGGCTATCAGGCCCAGTATTATCCCTTTGGTGGTCCGGAGCCGCAGAACTCCCCGGATCCGCGCGGTCCCCAGCGCCCCAGTCGCTTCAAATCCCACCTGCGCTTCTACTGGCAAGACGGCGGCCCGGTCATCACGGCTGCCATCACCGTTATCTGCGTAGCCGTGTGGCTGCTCGAACTCTACGGCTACTACCTCAACCCGGCCTTCTACGCGCGCATGCTCAGCAACGGCGCCTTCATTCCCGCGCTGGCCAGCCACCGCCCGTGGATGTTCGTCAGCTCCATGTTCCTCCACGCCACCAATGTGACCCACGTGCTCTTCAACATGCTCACGCTCTGGGCCGTGGGGCCAGTTTTGGAGCGGATGCTGGGCCACTGGCGCTACCTGGCGCTCTACATGCTCAGCGGCATTGGCGGCAGCGTTGGTATGCTCGTCGCTGCCGTGATTCAACCTCAGGGCTGGATGGTCTCCGCCGTTGGCGCATCGGGCGCTATTTTCGGCCTCTTCGGCGCGGTGCTGGTGGTCTACAAGCGCTCGGGCACCGATATTCGCTCCATGCTCGTGTTCGTAGGCATCAACTTAGCCATGCCCTTCTTCGTCTCCGGCATTGCCTGGCAGGACCACGTCGGCGGTTTTGTGACCGGCGGACTCCTCACCCTTATGCTCATTTCCGGCCTCGGTTTCCTACGGGGGAAAACTCTGACGGCCAGAATGTGGATAAGTGGACTAGTTATAGGGGTTATCTTGCTAGTGCTCGCCATCTTCTGCTTCGGACAGAACCCGTTGAGTGGTGTAAATCTGCCATTCTGA
- the crgA gene encoding cell division protein CrgA, with the protein MAEREVHEGGVSEDGELSEVQGAASEAGELKTANAKAESIESEKVSEEAKESEDSADSDEEYGISMDKVEAILNQDVDTKHMTPQMRRIVQRQAENTKRVEETIKGTKANPRWFVPLLLTLMILGLIWIVVYYLAATMGHTSFPIPNIGQWNLLVGFGILLVGFFMTMWWR; encoded by the coding sequence ATGGCAGAGCGCGAAGTCCACGAAGGCGGCGTGTCCGAGGACGGTGAGCTCAGCGAGGTGCAGGGGGCTGCTTCTGAGGCTGGGGAGCTGAAGACGGCGAATGCGAAGGCTGAGTCGATTGAGTCGGAAAAGGTTTCGGAAGAAGCCAAGGAATCTGAGGATTCTGCCGATTCGGACGAAGAGTATGGCATTTCGATGGACAAGGTCGAGGCCATTTTGAATCAAGATGTGGATACGAAGCACATGACCCCTCAGATGCGGCGTATTGTGCAGCGCCAGGCGGAGAACACCAAGCGCGTTGAGGAAACCATTAAGGGCACCAAGGCTAACCCGCGTTGGTTCGTGCCGCTCCTCCTTACGCTGATGATTCTGGGCCTGATTTGGATTGTGGTCTACTACTTGGCTGCCACCATGGGCCACACGAGCTTCCCCATTCCTAACATCGGCCAGTGGAACCTGCTAGTTGGCTTCGGCATCTTGCTGGTTGGCTTCTTTATGACGATGTGGTGGCGGTAA
- a CDS encoding DUF881 domain-containing protein, with product MVGAKPKGKGKPSAKPRAKHGARSSVLGTVSVALILALMGYMLAINVRVNRTVTTTSDTTGLLEERESKVRELRREINQMSTQIDSLKNFTNNQDVSKVSEDAGSGTVLKAVRGPGVSVTLNDSPLWQQKVDATGTTANINDYVIHQQDVESVVNALWAGGAESMQIQDQRVLPTTAVRCVGNVLLLHGRKYSPPFTIAAIGPVNKMTAALDDSPSVRIYKEYVATLGLGWKLERSDKLEFPQATSMLQPLQYATVDEKAQQ from the coding sequence ATGGTGGGGGCAAAGCCGAAGGGTAAGGGCAAGCCAAGTGCCAAACCGCGAGCCAAGCATGGCGCCCGCAGTTCGGTCCTTGGCACGGTCAGCGTGGCTCTCATACTTGCTTTGATGGGCTATATGCTGGCCATCAACGTGCGCGTGAACCGCACCGTGACCACCACCTCAGATACCACCGGACTGTTGGAAGAGCGCGAAAGCAAGGTGCGCGAGCTGCGTCGGGAAATCAACCAGATGAGTACGCAAATAGATTCACTCAAAAACTTCACTAACAATCAAGACGTTTCAAAAGTGAGTGAAGACGCAGGCTCAGGCACTGTGCTCAAAGCGGTACGAGGCCCCGGCGTGAGCGTGACGCTCAACGATTCGCCTCTCTGGCAGCAGAAAGTGGACGCAACCGGTACCACTGCCAACATCAACGATTACGTGATTCACCAGCAAGATGTGGAGAGCGTGGTCAATGCTTTATGGGCTGGCGGGGCCGAGTCTATGCAGATCCAAGACCAGCGCGTCTTGCCTACTACCGCGGTGCGTTGCGTGGGTAACGTGCTCCTGCTTCACGGGCGAAAGTACTCTCCGCCTTTTACTATTGCAGCTATTGGACCAGTTAATAAGATGACTGCTGCCTTGGATGACTCGCCTTCGGTGAGGATATACAAGGAGTATGTAGCCACTTTGGGATTAGGGTGGAAGCTGGAGCGCTCGGATAAACTCGAGTTCCCGCAGGCGACCTCCATGCTCCAGCCGCTCCAATATGCGACCGTCGATGAGAAAGCGCAGCAATGA
- a CDS encoding class E sortase: protein MNENLSETSKHVSPETNHGRRQGGVSRVAGIVGEILATLALLCALYVVWQLWWTGVQAQHAQMETKQTSSWSAPAGSKGGEEKVAPKQEGDVPIQPQSASRGDLVAQLYVPRFGATWERNVVEGTSADLLAYGGIGHYSQSQMPAQIGNFALAGHRAGYGEPLSNVDKLQDGDPIIVRTQDYWYVYHYTSHKIVDPSDVSVIAPNPQEPESAATKPMITLTTCEPKYASAAHRWISWGEFSYWAKVSDGVPQELAAKNNDGVTFVNERKPSPLVKVGSLLPTMTLLLFAYIIIYLAAFVAWRYPKLQAISDGREPKPYLSFYGWLTRHQSGIKPVRVVLILLLALIACSVMFEWVFPWMAAHVPFMRAISNYPTV from the coding sequence ATGAACGAGAACCTGTCGGAAACGAGTAAACACGTCTCGCCGGAGACCAACCATGGCCGCCGGCAGGGTGGCGTATCGCGAGTGGCTGGCATTGTGGGCGAAATTCTCGCCACGCTAGCCTTGCTTTGTGCGCTCTACGTGGTCTGGCAACTGTGGTGGACCGGAGTGCAAGCCCAGCATGCGCAGATGGAAACGAAGCAGACCTCTTCTTGGTCAGCACCCGCTGGATCCAAGGGCGGGGAAGAGAAAGTAGCTCCCAAACAGGAGGGCGACGTACCCATCCAGCCTCAGTCAGCCAGCCGGGGTGATCTCGTGGCCCAGCTGTATGTGCCACGCTTCGGCGCCACTTGGGAGCGCAACGTAGTAGAGGGTACGTCTGCTGATTTGCTGGCATACGGCGGTATTGGCCACTATTCGCAGAGTCAGATGCCGGCGCAGATAGGCAACTTTGCGCTCGCCGGCCACCGAGCGGGCTACGGTGAACCGCTCTCAAATGTGGACAAGCTCCAAGATGGCGACCCCATCATTGTGCGCACGCAAGACTACTGGTATGTGTACCACTACACTTCCCACAAAATCGTGGACCCCTCAGATGTGTCGGTGATTGCGCCTAACCCGCAGGAGCCCGAGAGTGCTGCAACCAAGCCGATGATTACGCTCACTACTTGCGAGCCCAAGTATGCTTCCGCAGCCCACCGCTGGATTAGCTGGGGCGAATTCAGCTACTGGGCCAAGGTCTCCGACGGTGTGCCCCAAGAGCTGGCCGCTAAAAACAACGATGGCGTGACCTTCGTAAACGAGCGTAAGCCTTCGCCTTTGGTCAAGGTGGGCTCCCTGCTGCCGACGATGACTCTCTTGCTCTTTGCTTACATCATCATCTATCTGGCAGCGTTCGTAGCCTGGCGCTACCCCAAGTTGCAGGCCATTTCCGATGGCCGCGAGCCCAAGCCCTACTTGAGCTTCTACGGCTGGCTCACCCGCCACCAGTCCGGCATTAAGCCGGTGCGGGTGGTGCTGATACTGCTGCTGGCACTCATAGCTTGCAGTGTGATGTTCGAGTGGGTCTTCCCCTGGATGGCGGCGCATGTGCCCTTCATGCGGGCGATTTCCAACTATCCAACCGTCTAG
- the asnB gene encoding asparagine synthase (glutamine-hydrolyzing), whose amino-acid sequence MCGIIAFSDREILDKDVTIQAMMKMIQHRGPNEEGSGFYTNEQVALGFRRLSVIDLKSGKQPIFNEDGSVVITFNGEIYNFQTLRKQLVDAGYKFKTKVDTEVLLHGYEEWGMDGLLKRVRGMFAFLIWDDNTKTLLGARDFFGIKPLYYYREGSTFIVGSEIKAFFKEPHFKRELNEAAVKPFLMNQYNDLNETFFKGVYRFPAGHWFELQGDDFQIHQYWDAQYEVNYQRSEAETEELIDRAVQESVELHTVSDVPVGSFLSEGVDSSYVTSLLRPQEVFTVNFDEGPYDEVGPAQALADHEGLHFNKATVSADEAFRDFAEMQYHLDEPDANPSVIPLWYLCRLARQKVTVVLSGEGADELFAGYINYGDHSGNGFIRALADGLGKLPAGMRHGIGHALAKMPNFPGKTQLYTHTADPAEYYTGQAYAYDTVQPTMFTSGQANNLLQPQYRNDLTVNSIYQEDFAKVKGAEDVKQMQYIDLHHFMLNDILQKADKISMAHSLEVRVPYLDREVAELANSIPSRMLFNRHNSKAIFRKAARRHLPDEWAKRPKLGFPVPIKSWLQQEQYYKQVRALFEEEWVSNIFDQTLILRLLDNNYEGRIDGRRQVWNIFTFLTWYKIYFVNFDQAVSQYEHLQPDVQAFVDEGKLA is encoded by the coding sequence ATGTGCGGCATTATCGCATTTAGCGACCGCGAAATCCTGGATAAGGACGTTACCATCCAGGCCATGATGAAGATGATTCAGCATCGCGGCCCCAACGAAGAAGGCTCCGGCTTCTACACAAACGAGCAGGTGGCCCTAGGATTCCGCCGCCTCTCTGTAATCGATTTGAAGTCGGGCAAGCAGCCGATTTTTAACGAAGACGGCTCCGTCGTTATCACCTTTAACGGCGAGATTTACAACTTCCAGACCCTGCGCAAGCAGCTGGTCGACGCTGGCTACAAGTTCAAAACTAAGGTAGACACCGAAGTGCTCCTCCACGGCTACGAAGAGTGGGGCATGGATGGGCTTTTGAAGCGCGTGCGAGGCATGTTTGCCTTCCTCATTTGGGATGACAATACCAAAACCCTGCTGGGTGCCCGCGATTTCTTCGGCATCAAGCCGCTCTACTACTACCGCGAGGGTTCCACCTTCATTGTGGGCTCCGAAATTAAGGCCTTCTTTAAGGAACCGCATTTCAAGCGCGAGCTCAACGAAGCCGCCGTCAAGCCCTTCTTAATGAACCAATACAACGATCTCAATGAGACCTTCTTCAAGGGCGTCTACCGCTTCCCGGCTGGGCACTGGTTCGAGCTTCAAGGCGATGATTTCCAGATTCACCAGTATTGGGATGCCCAGTATGAGGTGAATTACCAACGCTCTGAGGCCGAAACTGAGGAGTTGATTGACCGCGCTGTGCAGGAGTCAGTCGAGCTCCACACCGTCTCCGACGTGCCGGTGGGCTCCTTCCTGTCTGAGGGCGTGGATTCCTCGTACGTCACCTCGCTCCTGCGGCCGCAAGAGGTCTTCACCGTAAACTTCGACGAAGGCCCCTACGATGAAGTTGGCCCAGCCCAAGCCTTGGCAGACCATGAGGGACTTCACTTCAACAAGGCCACCGTCTCGGCAGACGAAGCCTTCCGCGACTTCGCCGAGATGCAATACCACTTGGACGAGCCTGATGCCAATCCTTCAGTAATTCCCCTGTGGTACCTGTGCCGATTGGCCCGCCAGAAGGTAACGGTGGTGCTCTCCGGCGAGGGCGCAGACGAGCTCTTTGCTGGCTATATTAACTACGGCGACCACTCCGGCAACGGCTTCATTCGGGCGTTGGCAGACGGCTTGGGCAAACTGCCCGCAGGTATGCGCCACGGCATCGGCCACGCGCTGGCTAAAATGCCTAACTTCCCGGGCAAAACCCAGCTCTACACGCACACCGCGGACCCAGCTGAGTACTACACCGGTCAGGCCTACGCCTACGACACGGTTCAGCCCACGATGTTTACCTCCGGCCAGGCCAACAACCTCTTGCAGCCCCAGTACCGCAACGATTTGACGGTCAACAGCATCTATCAGGAAGACTTCGCGAAGGTCAAGGGCGCCGAAGATGTAAAGCAGATGCAATACATCGACCTCCACCACTTCATGCTCAACGACATCTTGCAAAAGGCCGACAAGATTTCGATGGCTCATTCGCTGGAAGTGCGCGTGCCCTACTTGGACCGCGAAGTGGCTGAGCTGGCCAATTCCATCCCCTCGCGCATGCTCTTTAACCGTCACAATTCCAAGGCTATCTTCCGCAAGGCAGCCCGCCGCCACCTGCCCGACGAGTGGGCTAAGCGCCCCAAGCTGGGCTTCCCGGTGCCGATTAAGTCTTGGCTCCAGCAGGAGCAGTATTACAAGCAGGTGCGCGCTCTCTTCGAGGAGGAGTGGGTTTCCAATATCTTCGACCAGACCCTCATCTTGCGCTTGCTCGACAACAATTACGAGGGCCGCATTGACGGGCGTCGGCAGGTGTGGAACATCTTCACTTTCCTCACTTGGTACAAGATCTACTTTGTGAACTTTGACCAAGCAGTGAGCCAGTATGAGCATTTGCAGCCAGATGTGCAGGCGTTCGTAGACGAAGGCAAGCTGGCTTAG
- a CDS encoding serine/threonine-protein kinase — protein MKLIEGQLVHGRYRLDQRLAQGGMGEVWKGFDIQLSRVVAIKALRPDLTNEESRIQRLRSEAHNSANLAHPNIAALFGYYEHDGIGFIIMEYVPSESLADVYKRQGTLDPTELLPILIQTARGLFVAHSHGVIHRDVKPANIMVSQTSEVKITDFGVSYSTNQGQITQDGMVVGTAQYISPEQAQGLKATPQSDIYSLGVVAYEGLCGHRPFTGATAVDIAAAHVNDPVPPLPDSVDTQLSQFVMSMLAKEPADRPADALVVSRTLAKIEQRILNRQLAETQLLDQRKPLPRRVTSEPHKPTLPPARPALVYHPASVTNSAITNLITGINARARIVTDNPRTANGGDSL, from the coding sequence ATGAAACTGATTGAAGGACAGCTCGTTCACGGACGTTACCGTTTGGACCAGCGCCTAGCTCAGGGCGGCATGGGCGAAGTTTGGAAGGGCTTCGACATTCAGCTCAGCCGCGTGGTAGCCATTAAGGCCCTGCGTCCAGACCTAACCAACGAAGAGTCACGCATCCAACGCTTGCGGTCCGAGGCCCACAATTCCGCTAATTTGGCCCACCCTAACATCGCGGCGCTCTTTGGCTACTATGAACACGACGGCATCGGCTTCATCATCATGGAATACGTGCCTTCAGAGTCACTAGCCGACGTATACAAGCGCCAAGGAACTCTCGACCCCACCGAGCTTCTGCCCATTTTGATTCAGACCGCCCGCGGCTTGTTTGTGGCCCACTCACACGGAGTAATTCATCGCGACGTAAAGCCTGCAAACATTATGGTTTCTCAGACCAGCGAGGTGAAAATTACCGATTTCGGCGTCTCCTACTCTACGAACCAGGGCCAAATCACCCAAGATGGCATGGTAGTCGGCACGGCTCAATACATTTCACCCGAGCAAGCGCAAGGTTTGAAAGCTACTCCGCAGTCTGATATTTACTCGCTAGGAGTCGTGGCTTACGAAGGCCTGTGCGGGCACCGGCCCTTTACCGGCGCTACGGCCGTCGATATTGCCGCCGCCCATGTCAACGACCCTGTACCGCCGCTTCCGGACTCGGTAGACACGCAGCTTTCGCAGTTTGTGATGTCGATGCTAGCTAAAGAGCCAGCTGACCGCCCGGCAGACGCACTCGTGGTTTCTAGGACTTTAGCTAAGATTGAGCAGCGGATACTCAACCGACAATTGGCCGAGACCCAGTTGCTTGATCAACGCAAGCCCTTACCTCGGCGAGTGACTAGTGAGCCCCATAAGCCCACGCTTCCACCCGCTAGGCCAGCTTTGGTTTACCACCCAGCAAGCGTAACCAATTCGGCAATAACGAACCTGATTACCGGAATTAATGCAAGAGCACGAATCGTAACCGACAATCCTCGGACAGCAAACGGAGGGGATTCCCTATGA
- a CDS encoding peptidoglycan D,D-transpeptidase FtsI family protein, which yields MNKALRQLFTAVIALFVVLGLSSTTIMGIRANALNNDPRNTRALYAEYGAPRGSILASDGTILAQSDPINDTFQYQRAYTSGPLYAPVTGYYSITNGSDRGIENSRNRLLSGQADSLWFDKIRALFTGAQNKGASIETSISPKLQEAAYQALGGQSGSVVAIEPSTGRILAMVSTPSYDPNTLATHDTNAAVQAYNDIAHQEDNPMLNRATSQLYPPGSTFKVIVAAAALESGKYHADSQIPAGAAYTLPGTSVNLTNATAAGNGYSGKIAMQDALAYSSNTAFAQLGVSLGGQSLADQAKKFGYGSTITIDGTDSTGQPMKATASKFPADATPDKLAQASIGQGDTLNTPLQNAMVAAAVANGGKLMQPTLVDRVRSSDLSVLSEASPSVYSEPFSEDTAKALTAMMEAVVTKDSPNLQIPGAQVAAKTGTAQIGVGNTANDGWTIGFAPAQQPKIAVAVVVHSTNTFGAASAGPIMKRVMQEALK from the coding sequence ATGAATAAAGCGCTCCGTCAGCTATTTACTGCCGTTATTGCCCTCTTCGTTGTCCTAGGTCTTTCGTCTACTACGATCATGGGGATCCGAGCCAACGCGCTCAACAACGACCCCCGCAACACTCGCGCTCTTTATGCTGAATACGGCGCGCCTCGCGGCTCAATCCTAGCTTCCGATGGCACTATTTTGGCCCAATCAGACCCCATCAACGACACTTTCCAATATCAGCGCGCCTACACGTCCGGCCCCCTTTACGCTCCCGTAACCGGCTACTATTCAATTACCAACGGCAGCGACCGCGGCATAGAAAACTCGCGCAACCGCCTACTTTCGGGCCAAGCCGATAGTCTCTGGTTCGACAAGATCCGGGCTCTCTTTACCGGCGCACAAAACAAGGGTGCTTCCATCGAGACTTCGATCAGCCCCAAGCTTCAGGAGGCCGCTTACCAAGCCTTGGGCGGGCAGTCGGGCTCTGTAGTGGCGATTGAACCTTCGACCGGCCGAATCTTGGCTATGGTTTCCACGCCCTCTTACGACCCTAATACGCTGGCCACGCACGACACGAACGCAGCCGTCCAAGCCTATAACGACATTGCCCACCAAGAAGACAATCCCATGCTGAACCGTGCCACCTCCCAGCTCTACCCACCCGGGTCCACCTTCAAGGTCATTGTGGCAGCGGCAGCTCTAGAATCGGGTAAATACCACGCAGATTCGCAGATTCCCGCGGGCGCTGCATACACACTGCCGGGCACATCAGTTAACCTGACCAACGCCACGGCAGCAGGCAATGGCTACAGCGGCAAAATCGCCATGCAAGACGCGCTGGCCTACTCCTCCAACACGGCTTTTGCCCAACTCGGCGTGAGCTTAGGCGGCCAAAGCTTAGCTGACCAAGCCAAGAAGTTTGGCTACGGTTCAACGATTACCATCGATGGTACAGATTCAACCGGCCAGCCCATGAAGGCCACGGCTTCCAAGTTCCCTGCCGACGCCACGCCCGACAAGCTCGCCCAAGCCTCCATCGGCCAAGGCGACACCTTGAACACACCCCTGCAAAACGCAATGGTGGCGGCCGCGGTAGCCAACGGCGGTAAGCTCATGCAACCCACGCTGGTAGACCGCGTGCGCTCCTCTGACTTAAGCGTCTTAAGCGAAGCCTCGCCTTCCGTCTATTCCGAGCCTTTCTCCGAAGATACGGCCAAGGCGTTGACTGCGATGATGGAAGCAGTAGTCACCAAGGATTCGCCCAACTTACAGATTCCGGGGGCTCAGGTGGCCGCTAAGACCGGCACCGCGCAAATCGGCGTAGGCAACACTGCCAACGACGGCTGGACCATCGGTTTCGCACCGGCCCAGCAGCCCAAGATTGCAGTAGCCGTAGTAGTCCATTCCACCAATACGTTCGGCGCTGCCTCAGCCGGGCCTATTATGAAGCGAGTCATGCAGGAGGCGCTCAAATGA